The following proteins come from a genomic window of Synechococcus sp. NB0720_010:
- a CDS encoding LptF/LptG family permease yields MTIAPTWTEPLRRQSQKLQRQWRTLPLLDRWLFAEMLGPLLFGIAAFTAVSLSVGVVFELVRKVAEAGLPLWAAGKVLALRMPGFLVLSFPMATLMATLLAFSRLSGSSELTALRSIGVKTWRMVVPALVLAALMTLLTFMFNDVIVPSANYSASNVLDSALGRALSAQTGKNVVYSRFGRITPKEPGGNAGEGLTQLFYAKEFKNGEMQGVTLLDFSREDQQQVLTANTAVWDENRAMWEFRNGRILNIDAANNFTTSANYTSYYYPFTRAPQDVGMLPSDAAQMTVAQARRAEALLVQAGDQKEARRLRVRIQEKFAFPAICLVFGLIGSSLGVRPNSRTSRSQGFGISVLLIFGYYLMSFIFSSLGIKGTLYPFFAAWLPVLIGLGGGLVLLRKASR; encoded by the coding sequence GTGACGATCGCACCGACCTGGACCGAGCCCCTGCGCCGCCAGTCTCAAAAGCTCCAACGCCAGTGGAGAACCCTGCCTCTGCTGGATCGCTGGCTGTTTGCCGAGATGCTCGGCCCACTGCTCTTCGGCATCGCCGCCTTCACGGCCGTCTCCCTCTCGGTGGGTGTCGTCTTTGAGTTGGTCCGCAAGGTGGCCGAGGCAGGCCTGCCGCTCTGGGCCGCTGGCAAGGTCCTCGCCCTGCGCATGCCCGGCTTCTTGGTGCTGTCCTTCCCGATGGCCACCCTGATGGCCACCCTGTTGGCCTTTAGTCGCCTCTCGGGCAGTAGCGAACTCACGGCCCTGCGCAGCATCGGCGTGAAGACCTGGCGCATGGTCGTCCCCGCCCTAGTGCTGGCGGCCCTGATGACGCTCCTGACCTTCATGTTCAACGACGTCATTGTTCCAAGCGCCAACTATTCGGCCTCCAACGTTCTCGATAGCGCCCTCGGTCGCGCCCTCTCCGCCCAGACCGGAAAAAACGTTGTCTATTCGCGCTTTGGCCGCATTACTCCCAAGGAGCCCGGTGGCAATGCCGGAGAGGGACTGACCCAGCTCTTCTATGCCAAGGAGTTCAAAAACGGTGAGATGCAGGGCGTCACCCTGCTCGATTTCTCCCGTGAGGATCAGCAGCAGGTTTTGACCGCCAACACTGCGGTCTGGGACGAGAACAGGGCGATGTGGGAGTTCCGCAATGGCCGAATTCTGAACATCGATGCGGCCAATAACTTCACCACCTCAGCCAACTACACCAGTTACTACTACCCCTTCACCCGGGCTCCCCAGGATGTGGGCATGCTGCCCAGTGATGCGGCCCAGATGACCGTGGCCCAGGCTCGCCGCGCCGAGGCACTGCTGGTTCAAGCCGGTGATCAAAAGGAAGCCCGGAGGCTTCGGGTGCGGATCCAGGAGAAATTTGCCTTCCCGGCCATCTGCCTGGTCTTTGGCTTGATCGGCAGCAGCCTTGGGGTTCGCCCCAATTCCCGCACCAGCCGCAGTCAGGGCTTCGGCATCAGCGTTTTGCTGATCTTTGGCTACTACCTGATGTCGTTCATCTTCAGCTCCCTCGGCATCAAGGGAACCCTCTACCCCTTCTTTGCCGCTTGGTTGCCGGTTTTGATTGGCCTTGGTGGCGGTCTTGTGCTGCTTCGCAAGGCCAGCCGCTGA
- a CDS encoding D-alanyl-D-alanine carboxypeptidase family protein — translation MDDIPLARRTLSPSLQRKRRTPVAVASASAALVLVAAVAYALRAPLLQRLAPVPVAGLSARLSSDGRLLGHFPYPEAEDSQLISIGPGVALNAQAAEALRQMRRAADAEGVDLRVLSAFRSISLQKQIFFEVKSERNQSARERAQVSAPPGFSEHSTGYAVDFGDGRRPETHLSQSFDRTESFAWLERNANRFHFVLSFPKDNRQGVSYEPWHWRFEGSADALKTFDAAGRFSE, via the coding sequence ATGGATGACATTCCTCTCGCCAGGCGCACCCTCTCCCCCAGCCTGCAGCGCAAACGTCGGACTCCCGTTGCCGTAGCCAGCGCCTCTGCAGCACTCGTTCTCGTTGCAGCTGTGGCCTATGCGTTGCGGGCTCCACTGCTGCAACGGTTGGCTCCCGTTCCCGTTGCCGGGCTGAGTGCCCGTCTGAGTTCCGACGGCCGCCTGCTCGGTCACTTCCCCTATCCCGAGGCGGAGGATTCCCAACTGATCAGTATTGGCCCAGGCGTGGCACTCAATGCCCAGGCGGCCGAGGCTCTGCGTCAGATGCGCCGCGCTGCTGATGCCGAGGGTGTGGACCTGCGGGTGCTCAGTGCCTTCCGCTCGATCTCCCTTCAAAAGCAGATCTTTTTTGAAGTCAAATCAGAGCGCAATCAAAGTGCTCGGGAACGAGCGCAGGTCAGTGCACCGCCCGGATTCTCTGAGCACAGCACGGGCTACGCCGTTGACTTTGGCGATGGTCGACGCCCCGAGACCCATCTTTCCCAAAGTTTCGATCGCACCGAGTCCTTTGCCTGGCTTGAGCGCAACGCCAATCGCTTTCATTTCGTCCTCTCCTTTCCGAAGGACAACCGTCAGGGCGTGAGCTACGAGCCCTGGCACTGGCGTTTTGAGGGATCCGCCGATGCGCTGAAGACCTTCGATGCCGCCGGCCGCTTCTCGGAGTAA
- the typA gene encoding translational GTPase TypA has translation MSGEHPGTPIRNIAIIAHVDHGKTTLVDALLAQSGIFRDNEAVPTCVMDSNDLERERGITILSKNTAVDFEGIRINIVDTPGHADFGGEVERVLGMVDGCLLIVDANEGPMPQTRFVLKKALEKGLRPIVFVNKIDRARVDPEQAVDKVLDLFLELGADDDQCDFPYLFGSGMGGYAKPDMATESDNMRPLFDAILRHVPPPVGDPEKPLQLQVTTLDYSDFLGRIMIGRIHNGTIKGNQPVALLRDDGSVKRGRISKLLGFQGLQRVEIEQARAGDLVAVCGFDEVNIGETIACPDEPKALPLIKVDEPTLQMTFVVNDSPFAGKEGKFVTSRQVRDRLNKELLTNVALRVEDTDSPDRWAVSGRGELHLGILIETMRREGYEFQVSQPQVIFRTIDGTPSEPFETLVLDVPEESVGACIEKLGVRKAEMQNMENTNDGRTQLEFVVPSRGLIGFRGDFIRATRGEGIMSHSFLDYRPMQGDFDTRRNGVLIAFEEGTATFYALKNAEDRGQFFITPGTKVYKGMLVGENNRPQDLELNVCKTKQLTNMRSAGAEELDTLQAPMQMTLERALEYIGPDEMLEVTPESIRLRKLPAKKPAKR, from the coding sequence ATGAGCGGCGAGCATCCCGGAACACCGATCCGCAATATCGCGATCATTGCCCACGTCGACCACGGCAAAACCACCCTGGTGGATGCCCTGCTGGCCCAGTCGGGCATCTTCCGCGACAACGAGGCCGTCCCCACCTGCGTGATGGACTCCAACGACCTGGAGCGTGAGCGGGGTATCACGATCCTCTCCAAGAACACTGCGGTGGACTTCGAAGGGATCCGGATCAACATCGTTGACACCCCTGGTCACGCTGACTTCGGTGGCGAAGTGGAGCGCGTGCTCGGCATGGTCGACGGCTGTCTGTTGATCGTGGACGCCAACGAGGGGCCGATGCCCCAGACCCGTTTCGTGCTGAAGAAGGCGCTCGAGAAGGGCCTGCGTCCGATCGTTTTCGTCAACAAGATCGACCGCGCCCGCGTTGATCCTGAGCAGGCCGTCGACAAGGTTCTGGATCTGTTCTTGGAGCTGGGTGCCGACGACGATCAGTGCGACTTTCCCTACCTCTTTGGTAGTGGCATGGGTGGCTACGCCAAGCCCGACATGGCCACGGAGAGCGACAACATGCGTCCGCTCTTCGATGCCATCCTTCGCCACGTTCCGCCCCCGGTTGGCGACCCCGAGAAGCCCCTGCAGCTTCAGGTCACAACACTCGACTACAGCGATTTCCTCGGCCGAATCATGATCGGCCGGATTCACAACGGCACGATCAAGGGCAACCAGCCGGTCGCACTGTTGCGTGACGACGGCAGCGTCAAGCGCGGCCGCATCAGCAAGTTGCTCGGCTTCCAGGGCCTTCAGCGCGTTGAGATTGAACAGGCTCGCGCCGGTGACCTGGTGGCCGTCTGCGGCTTTGACGAGGTCAACATCGGCGAAACCATTGCCTGCCCTGACGAGCCCAAGGCGCTGCCCCTGATCAAGGTGGACGAGCCGACCCTGCAGATGACCTTTGTGGTCAACGACTCGCCCTTCGCGGGCAAGGAGGGCAAGTTCGTCACCAGCCGTCAGGTGCGTGACCGTCTGAATAAAGAGCTGCTGACCAACGTCGCCCTGCGGGTTGAGGACACCGACTCCCCCGATCGCTGGGCCGTCAGTGGCCGCGGTGAGCTGCACCTGGGCATCCTGATCGAGACCATGCGCCGTGAGGGCTATGAGTTCCAGGTCTCCCAGCCTCAGGTGATCTTCCGCACCATCGATGGCACCCCTTCGGAGCCCTTCGAAACCCTGGTGCTGGATGTGCCCGAGGAATCGGTGGGTGCCTGCATCGAGAAGCTCGGCGTCCGCAAGGCCGAGATGCAGAACATGGAGAACACCAACGACGGCCGCACCCAGCTGGAGTTCGTGGTGCCCTCCCGAGGCCTGATCGGCTTCCGTGGTGACTTCATCCGCGCCACCCGCGGCGAGGGGATCATGAGCCACTCCTTCCTCGACTACCGCCCGATGCAGGGCGATTTCGACACCCGTCGCAACGGCGTGTTGATCGCCTTCGAGGAAGGGACCGCGACCTTCTATGCCCTGAAGAACGCCGAGGACCGCGGTCAGTTCTTCATCACCCCTGGCACGAAGGTTTACAAGGGCATGCTCGTGGGCGAAAACAACCGTCCCCAAGACCTCGAGCTCAACGTCTGCAAGACCAAGCAGCTCACCAACATGCGCTCGGCCGGTGCAGAGGAACTCGATACCCTCCAAGCCCCGATGCAGATGACCCTGGAGCGGGCGCTGGAGTACATCGGTCCCGATGAAATGCTCGAGGTCACCCCTGAGTCGATTCGCCTGCGCAAACTGCCCGCGAAGAAGCCCGCAAAACGTTGA
- a CDS encoding DUF309 domain-containing protein, with product MNQPLDPEETSLTRDPRFGEAVRLFNAGEWYACHDGFEELWHETQGPCRRTLQGILQIAVAHHHLDRGNQRGAMVLLGEGLGRLQGAGPNQFELALDPLRQVARERLLALHENRSLEGIPLPELTPIDADS from the coding sequence TTGAATCAGCCCCTCGACCCTGAGGAAACCAGCCTGACGCGCGATCCCCGTTTTGGGGAGGCCGTCAGGCTTTTCAATGCGGGTGAGTGGTACGCCTGCCACGACGGCTTTGAGGAGCTCTGGCATGAGACCCAGGGACCTTGCCGCCGCACGCTGCAGGGGATCCTCCAGATTGCGGTTGCCCACCACCATCTCGACCGCGGCAATCAACGCGGTGCCATGGTTCTCCTGGGCGAAGGCCTCGGCCGTCTACAGGGGGCAGGGCCGAACCAGTTCGAGCTGGCCCTCGACCCCCTGAGGCAGGTTGCCCGTGAACGCCTCTTGGCCCTGCACGAGAACCGCTCGCTTGAGGGCATCCCCTTGCCCGAACTCACACCCATTGATGCCGATTCCTGA
- the chlP gene encoding geranylgeranyl reductase has protein sequence MLRVAVVGGGPSGSCAAEILAKAGIETWIFERKLDNAKPCGGAIPLCMVEEFDLPESIIDRKVRNMKMISPSNREVDINLENENEYIGMCRREVMDAFMRDRAAELGANLVNGLVTKIDTGANRQGPYTLTYSDYSEGEATGETKSLEVDLIIGADGANSRVAKAMDAGDYNVAIAFQERIKLPAEEMKYYESLAEMYVGTDVSPDFYAWVFPKYDHVAVGTGTMQENQALIKSLQEGIRERAKKRLVNGEVIKVEAHPIPEHPRPRRVVGRMALVGDAAGYVTKSSGEGIYFAAKSGRMCAEQIVEASQGGKRVPTEADLKKYLKKWDRQYGATYKVLEILQNVFYRNDAAREAFVEMCDDKDVQRLTFDSYLYKRVVAMNPWQQLKLTLLTLGSVLRGNALAPQGYKPVPSAVREDGEVNAMLAVSTIKGGIRVGNQKAKAKADREPALSGK, from the coding sequence ATGTTGCGAGTCGCGGTGGTGGGCGGCGGCCCGAGTGGTTCCTGTGCTGCTGAAATTCTGGCTAAGGCGGGAATTGAGACCTGGATCTTCGAGCGGAAGCTGGATAACGCCAAACCCTGTGGTGGGGCCATCCCTCTGTGCATGGTCGAGGAGTTCGACCTGCCCGAGTCGATCATCGACCGCAAGGTCCGCAACATGAAGATGATCTCCCCCTCCAACCGTGAGGTGGACATCAATCTCGAAAACGAGAACGAATACATCGGTATGTGCCGCCGGGAGGTCATGGATGCCTTCATGCGCGACCGCGCCGCTGAACTCGGCGCCAACTTGGTCAACGGTCTGGTGACCAAGATCGACACCGGCGCCAACCGCCAGGGGCCCTACACCCTCACCTACTCCGACTACAGCGAGGGTGAGGCCACTGGTGAGACCAAGAGTCTCGAGGTGGACCTGATCATTGGCGCCGACGGTGCCAACAGCCGCGTGGCCAAGGCCATGGATGCTGGTGACTACAACGTGGCCATCGCCTTCCAGGAGCGCATCAAGCTGCCTGCTGAGGAGATGAAGTACTACGAGAGCCTGGCCGAGATGTACGTGGGCACGGATGTGTCTCCCGACTTCTACGCCTGGGTGTTCCCGAAGTACGACCACGTCGCGGTCGGCACCGGGACCATGCAGGAAAACCAGGCGCTGATTAAGAGCCTGCAGGAGGGCATTCGCGAGCGCGCTAAGAAGCGTCTGGTGAATGGCGAAGTCATCAAAGTTGAGGCCCACCCGATTCCTGAGCACCCCCGTCCCCGCCGCGTCGTCGGCCGGATGGCGCTTGTTGGTGATGCCGCCGGCTATGTGACCAAGAGCTCCGGTGAGGGCATCTACTTCGCCGCCAAGAGTGGTCGGATGTGCGCCGAGCAGATCGTTGAGGCCAGCCAAGGCGGCAAGCGGGTTCCGACTGAAGCCGACCTCAAGAAGTACCTCAAGAAGTGGGATCGCCAGTACGGCGCCACCTACAAGGTGCTCGAAATTCTCCAGAACGTCTTCTATCGCAACGACGCGGCCCGTGAAGCCTTCGTCGAGATGTGCGACGACAAGGACGTTCAGCGCCTGACGTTCGACAGCTACCTCTACAAGCGCGTGGTAGCGATGAACCCCTGGCAGCAACTCAAGCTGACCCTGCTGACCCTCGGCTCCGTTCTCCGCGGTAACGCTCTGGCACCGCAGGGTTACAAGCCCGTTCCCAGCGCCGTCCGCGAGGACGGAGAGGTCAACGCCATGCTGGCCGTGAGCACCATCAAAGGTGGTATTCGCGTCGGGAACCAGAAGGCCAAAGCCAAAGCCGATCGTGAGCCGGCGTTGAGCGGCAAATAA
- the lptB gene encoding LPS export ABC transporter ATP-binding protein gives MSLVLDRVALTIGGRPLVKEVSLNLNPGEVVGLLGPNGAGKTTTFNLVTGLLRPDSGAVTMDETCVADFSMPERARLGIGYLPQEASVFRSLSVQDNLMLALQESGAPKEQRRDRVEQLVQDFHLKPFQHRLGYQLSGGERRRCEVARALAVGESGPRYLLLDEPFAGVDPLAVADLQTLIAGLRDRGMGVLITDHNVRETLSITDRAYILTEGSILASGPSREMANDPLVRRHYLGEDFRL, from the coding sequence ATGAGCCTGGTCCTTGATCGCGTCGCCTTGACCATTGGCGGCCGACCTTTGGTGAAAGAGGTCAGCCTCAACCTCAATCCTGGAGAGGTGGTCGGGTTACTGGGCCCCAACGGAGCAGGTAAGACCACCACCTTCAATCTGGTGACCGGTCTGCTGCGCCCTGATTCAGGGGCCGTGACGATGGATGAGACCTGTGTTGCCGACTTCTCTATGCCGGAGCGTGCCCGCTTGGGCATCGGCTACCTCCCCCAGGAAGCAAGTGTCTTCCGCAGCCTGAGCGTCCAGGACAACCTGATGTTGGCCCTCCAGGAAAGTGGAGCCCCCAAGGAACAGCGCCGTGATCGGGTCGAGCAATTGGTGCAGGATTTCCACCTGAAGCCCTTTCAGCACCGCCTCGGTTATCAGCTCTCAGGCGGTGAACGCCGGCGCTGCGAAGTGGCCCGTGCCCTGGCGGTCGGCGAAAGCGGACCCCGCTATCTGCTGCTGGATGAACCGTTTGCAGGTGTCGATCCCCTGGCCGTTGCCGACCTTCAGACCTTGATCGCCGGACTGCGGGATCGAGGCATGGGGGTGTTGATCACGGATCACAACGTTCGTGAGACCCTGTCGATCACCGACCGCGCCTACATCCTGACGGAGGGAAGCATCTTGGCCAGTGGCCCCTCCCGTGAGATGGCGAATGACCCCCTGGTGCGTCGCCACTACCTAGGGGAGGACTTCCGGCTGTGA
- a CDS encoding fatty acid desaturase yields MTVLPIACLWAVIPVCAADPGLRWLLVPVLLALVLFSARSFSLMHDCGHDTLWSTRWCNRLTGFGLGCLNAIPQFPWSRGHAFHHKHNGNWDVYRGPSSLLTVEQFLQLSPSAQWRYRLIRHPLMLFPGGFFYLVIRPRLQLLLGSAEFAGAALNKAIRFPRTGPSGWKRFVLDFKSSHWYTTGEWMDLVANNVVVLTSWVLMASWLGLGLFLSCYSFVMACSAAMFICVFFVQHNFQGSYTSGTSGWSYFKGAIEGSSNLVLPAILNWFTADIAFHSVHHLCERIPNYRLRDCHRFHSHLLQNCTYLTLKDIPHCFDLILWDSKALELVSIDQALSTASA; encoded by the coding sequence GTGACCGTTCTTCCCATTGCCTGTCTCTGGGCCGTCATTCCCGTTTGCGCGGCTGATCCTGGTTTGCGCTGGCTTTTGGTGCCGGTGCTGCTGGCACTGGTGTTGTTCTCTGCCCGCAGCTTCTCGCTGATGCATGACTGCGGCCATGACACGCTCTGGTCAACGCGATGGTGCAACCGACTGACGGGCTTTGGCTTGGGTTGCTTGAACGCCATTCCGCAGTTCCCCTGGTCCCGGGGTCATGCCTTTCACCACAAGCACAACGGCAATTGGGATGTCTATCGGGGGCCGTCGTCCCTTTTGACGGTGGAGCAGTTTCTCCAGTTGTCCCCTTCTGCCCAGTGGCGCTATCGCCTGATCCGCCACCCCCTGATGCTCTTTCCCGGTGGCTTCTTTTACCTGGTGATCCGTCCCAGGCTTCAGCTACTCCTCGGCTCAGCTGAATTCGCGGGCGCAGCACTGAACAAGGCCATTCGCTTCCCTAGGACGGGACCCTCCGGTTGGAAGCGCTTTGTTCTGGACTTTAAGTCCAGCCACTGGTACACCACAGGTGAATGGATGGACCTGGTCGCCAACAACGTCGTGGTTCTGACCAGTTGGGTTCTCATGGCTTCCTGGTTGGGCCTTGGGCTTTTTCTGAGCTGCTATTCCTTCGTGATGGCCTGCTCAGCGGCCATGTTTATCTGTGTCTTCTTTGTTCAGCACAATTTCCAGGGTTCTTACACCAGTGGAACCTCCGGTTGGAGTTATTTCAAGGGTGCCATTGAAGGCAGCAGCAACCTTGTGCTGCCAGCCATCTTGAACTGGTTCACGGCTGATATTGCTTTTCATTCTGTCCATCACCTTTGTGAACGCATTCCCAATTACAGACTCCGGGACTGCCACCGCTTCCATTCGCATTTACTGCAGAACTGCACCTATCTGACCCTGAAGGACATCCCCCATTGCTTTGACCTCATTCTTTGGGATTCCAAGGCCCTGGAGTTGGTCAGCATTGATCAAGCACTGAGCACCGCCTCGGCTTAA
- the ccsB gene encoding c-type cytochrome biogenesis protein CcsB, which translates to MTDPVLALGLAAFALLLLALPLSFWSVSGGGQGSTVVRLLVATANLALTAQLVLRWWQSGHFPISNLYESLCFLAWACTLTQLLVERTYRSPLVAASATPMGLGCVAFASFALPDQLQQAAPLVPALRSSWLVMHVSVIMVSYAALLVGSLLSMAVLFTDRGQALELRSSSIGSGGFRQASLAADGAPVDLSLSSASLSLSEQLDSLSYRTITVGFLLLSVGIVSGAVWANEAWGSWWSWDPKETWALICWLVYAAYLHTRLSRGWQGRRPALVAVAGFVVICVCYIGVNLLGIGLHSYGWFFS; encoded by the coding sequence GTGACCGATCCGGTTCTTGCGCTTGGTCTTGCTGCCTTTGCGCTGCTGCTCCTGGCCCTTCCCCTGTCCTTTTGGAGCGTCAGTGGCGGAGGCCAGGGCAGCACCGTGGTTCGCCTCCTGGTGGCGACGGCCAACTTGGCTCTGACAGCGCAACTGGTGCTGCGCTGGTGGCAGTCCGGCCACTTTCCGATCAGCAACCTCTACGAGTCCCTTTGTTTCCTGGCCTGGGCTTGCACCTTGACCCAGTTGCTGGTGGAGCGGACCTATCGCTCACCGCTCGTGGCGGCGTCCGCTACACCCATGGGTCTGGGCTGCGTGGCCTTCGCCTCCTTCGCCCTGCCGGATCAACTGCAGCAGGCCGCCCCACTGGTGCCCGCCCTGCGCTCCAGCTGGCTGGTGATGCACGTCAGCGTGATCATGGTGAGTTACGCAGCCCTGTTGGTCGGCTCTTTGCTCTCGATGGCGGTGCTTTTTACCGATCGCGGGCAGGCCTTGGAACTTCGCAGCAGCTCCATCGGCAGTGGCGGCTTCCGCCAGGCCAGCCTTGCCGCCGACGGAGCCCCGGTTGATCTCTCATTGAGCAGCGCCTCTCTCTCCCTCAGTGAGCAGCTCGACAGCCTGAGCTATCGCACGATCACCGTTGGCTTTCTGTTGCTCTCCGTTGGCATCGTCAGCGGTGCGGTCTGGGCCAACGAGGCCTGGGGCAGCTGGTGGAGCTGGGATCCCAAGGAAACCTGGGCCTTGATCTGCTGGCTTGTCTATGCCGCCTACCTTCACACCCGCCTGAGCCGTGGTTGGCAGGGACGCCGTCCTGCTTTGGTTGCTGTGGCTGGCTTTGTGGTGATCTGCGTTTGCTACATCGGTGTGAATCTGCTGGGCATCGGCCTGCACAGCTACGGCTGGTTCTTCAGCTAA
- a CDS encoding U32 family peptidase: MAEAPLPELLAPAGCWESLKAAAVNGADAVYFGVETFNARLRAENFKASDLPEVMDWLHRRGLKGFLTFNVLVFTDELSRAAELLLAADAAGVDALIVQDIGLAALAQQLTPELAIHGSTQMSITSAAGVAMAQELGCQRVVLARELSLKDLQRIQQQLVKRQLEMPLEVFVHGALCVAYSGQCLTSEALGQRSANRGECAQACRLPYELIVDGEELDLGEQRYLLSPQDLAAWDLLPELVDAGVASLKIEGRLKDPTYVAAVTDAYRQGLDQLFGERTPLEQLEQRELRRNLELSFSRGLSTGWLAGIDHRQLVHGRWSKKRGPWLGRLERVDGDWLLFKGRLDCKAGDGLVLEVPHSDPLLPPKEVGGRVMAIEPRPKGGCAVRLGPRRVDLRGLRRGSPCWLTSDPQRESRFQRMAERSLEEQRRPLVLKASGSCGTALRLEVVRAAGLSIEGCFVLSEQPLAPAQGQALNRERLEQQLGRLGGTPWRLEQLELELEPDLFLPLAQLNQLRRQLVDQLAQQATPVPPTIREPRPAADLLEALIPPIAEAERLEPQLSVLVRDLDQLDALKDLPVDRVIVDLEHPAHLREAVKRGKGYWPGGLWLAGQRICRPDESWSLEPLIRAEPDGYLVRNVDQLERLTPLAPCQGDFSLNVANPITARWLIDRWGLERLTASYDLALDQLLALVRTCPREALELTLHQHMPLFHMEHCLFCAFLSEGHDHTDCGRPCEQHQVLLRDRSGAEHPLRADLGCRNTLFNARAQTAAEAIPQFLEAGVRHFRLELLQETAADTQRRVALYRQALNGEISGQLVWQSEQLESRLGVTRGTLSERH, encoded by the coding sequence ATGGCTGAGGCCCCATTGCCGGAATTGCTGGCGCCGGCGGGTTGCTGGGAATCCCTCAAAGCGGCCGCCGTCAACGGTGCTGACGCGGTTTATTTCGGGGTCGAGACCTTCAACGCACGCCTGCGGGCCGAAAATTTCAAGGCGTCTGATCTCCCCGAGGTGATGGATTGGCTCCATCGCCGCGGCCTGAAGGGTTTCCTGACCTTCAACGTCTTGGTCTTCACCGACGAGCTCAGCCGAGCGGCGGAGTTACTGCTGGCCGCTGACGCTGCCGGAGTCGACGCTCTCATCGTCCAGGACATTGGCCTTGCCGCATTGGCCCAGCAGCTCACCCCGGAGCTGGCCATCCACGGCTCGACCCAGATGTCCATCACCAGCGCTGCCGGTGTGGCCATGGCCCAAGAGTTGGGCTGCCAGCGCGTGGTCCTGGCGAGGGAGTTGAGCCTCAAGGATCTGCAGCGGATTCAGCAGCAGCTGGTGAAGCGTCAGCTGGAGATGCCCCTTGAGGTCTTCGTTCACGGCGCCCTTTGTGTGGCCTATTCCGGCCAGTGCCTCACCAGTGAGGCCCTTGGCCAGCGCAGTGCCAACCGCGGCGAATGCGCCCAGGCCTGCCGGCTTCCCTATGAACTGATTGTTGATGGAGAAGAGCTGGACCTCGGCGAGCAGCGCTATCTGCTCTCACCCCAGGACCTAGCCGCCTGGGATCTGTTGCCGGAGCTGGTGGATGCCGGCGTGGCCAGCTTGAAGATCGAGGGCAGGCTCAAAGACCCCACCTATGTGGCCGCGGTCACCGACGCCTACCGCCAGGGTCTCGACCAGCTCTTTGGTGAGCGCACGCCTTTGGAGCAGTTAGAGCAGCGGGAGCTCCGGCGAAACCTGGAGTTGAGTTTCTCGCGCGGGCTCAGCACCGGTTGGCTCGCAGGCATTGATCACCGTCAGCTGGTCCATGGCCGCTGGAGCAAAAAGCGCGGCCCCTGGCTTGGGCGCTTGGAGCGTGTTGATGGGGACTGGCTGCTCTTCAAGGGCCGTCTGGATTGCAAAGCCGGTGACGGACTCGTGCTGGAGGTCCCCCATTCCGATCCCCTGTTGCCCCCTAAGGAAGTCGGGGGACGGGTGATGGCGATCGAGCCCAGGCCGAAGGGGGGATGCGCCGTGCGACTGGGTCCCAGGCGTGTTGATTTGCGTGGCTTGCGCCGGGGCAGTCCCTGCTGGCTGACGAGCGACCCCCAGCGGGAGAGCCGCTTTCAGCGCATGGCCGAGCGCTCCCTGGAGGAGCAGCGGCGCCCTTTGGTGTTGAAGGCCTCGGGCTCGTGCGGGACCGCCCTTCGGCTTGAGGTCGTGAGGGCGGCCGGTCTGTCGATCGAGGGATGCTTCGTTCTCAGTGAGCAGCCCCTCGCGCCTGCGCAGGGTCAAGCCTTAAACCGTGAACGCCTGGAGCAGCAACTCGGACGACTTGGCGGCACCCCTTGGCGTCTAGAGCAGCTGGAGCTGGAGCTTGAACCGGATCTCTTTCTTCCGCTTGCCCAGTTGAACCAACTGAGACGGCAACTGGTGGATCAGCTCGCACAGCAGGCCACTCCAGTCCCCCCAACGATCCGGGAGCCGCGCCCAGCGGCTGACCTCCTGGAGGCCTTGATTCCTCCCATTGCTGAGGCCGAACGGCTGGAGCCCCAGTTGAGCGTTCTGGTGCGTGACCTCGACCAGCTCGATGCCCTGAAGGATCTTCCAGTCGATCGGGTGATCGTTGATCTTGAGCATCCTGCGCACCTGCGGGAGGCCGTCAAACGCGGCAAGGGGTATTGGCCCGGCGGCCTCTGGTTGGCGGGTCAGCGGATCTGCAGGCCCGATGAGTCCTGGAGTCTGGAACCGCTGATTCGCGCTGAGCCGGACGGCTATTTGGTTCGGAATGTGGATCAGCTTGAGCGGCTCACGCCCCTGGCCCCCTGCCAGGGCGATTTCTCCTTGAACGTCGCCAACCCCATCACTGCCCGCTGGTTGATTGACCGCTGGGGCCTGGAACGGCTGACGGCGAGCTACGACCTGGCGTTGGATCAGCTGTTGGCCCTTGTCAGGACCTGTCCTCGCGAGGCCCTCGAGCTGACCCTGCACCAGCACATGCCGCTCTTTCATATGGAGCACTGCCTGTTTTGTGCCTTCCTCTCTGAGGGGCACGACCACACCGACTGCGGCCGTCCCTGTGAGCAGCATCAGGTTCTCCTGCGGGACCGCAGCGGCGCAGAGCATCCCCTGCGCGCTGATCTGGGTTGCCGCAATACCTTGTTCAATGCCCGTGCGCAGACCGCCGCTGAGGCCATTCCCCAATTCCTGGAGGCTGGCGTTCGCCACTTCAGGCTCGAACTGCTGCAGGAAACCGCCGCGGATACCCAGCGCCGTGTCGCCCTCTACCGCCAGGCCCTCAACGGAGAGATCAGCGGGCAGCTGGTCTGGCAGAGCGAACAGTTGGAAAGCCGCCTGGGGGTGACCCGCGGAACCCTGTCCGAGCGCCACTAG